The sequence below is a genomic window from Phoenix dactylifera cultivar Barhee BC4 chromosome 8, palm_55x_up_171113_PBpolish2nd_filt_p, whole genome shotgun sequence.
AAAAATTCGCCCTGGTTTGAATCTTGTGACTGCTCCATTCAAGGCTCGAgcacagaatatatatatatatatatatatatatatataacagatCTTCATCATCCCTTAGTCGTAGAATAACCTTCCCTCCAGTTTCTCGTACCGAACATTTACATGAAGTTATCCCTTGAAAAAATTCACCCAGGTCCGAATACCTGTGACTGCTCCATTCGAGGAATGAGTGCAGAAGCTCCTCCAAGTGGATAAGGGTGTGATTACCGGGGCATTTCCCAGTTCAGATGAATAACATTATGATTTTAACCGTCTTGAATGTGTTTTTGGATTGGATCAATGTATTGCCTTGCCTTTTTGTGCACACACTCAAACCTGTTCAAGCTTTTGTTCTCTCCATTTTATTTCATGCTTGCTTGGTTCTGTACATTATTATGCCTACAAGCTTGATGTTACAAACTTGGACTTTTCGAGATGGTCTCAGAAGTTGGTAAATGGATGCCCTCTACAGGTTGCGGGCCATTAAGTTCTTTCCAACTTTCCCTCCAACTACAGCTTTCAACCATGTAGGGAAAGAAGTTTTTTGTGTTAATATGTTTTTGGATTTAATAGAAGGTTTCCTTTCCAATTGTAATCAATATAACATTATAATTATCTTTGCTGTGGTTTATCACATATTCTCCTCTAGATGAACCGATCTCTTCCATATTGTGATGCAGTTAATCGTTATAGAAACAATGGCTTGCTCTTGGACTATCAAAGAAGCTCGAGTATTAAAAAAGGGACATAATCATCTCTTATTGAACTTCGCCTTCATATGTTAATATTTTGATGTCTTGGAGGCTATGGAGAGAGATATGAGCAAGgctttaaaattaaattttggttTCACTTTTGGTCTATGTGATGAAATTTTGGTTTCAGCAACTTCAGCGGTTTCACTAGTTTCAGAGTTTTGACTaaaattctttaaaaattcaaaaaatgaaACAATAAATCAAGGGAAGTTATTAAAGCATTTTATTATGTTTTAAATCATCAGTTATAATTTATGTAGTTTGGCAGTTTCAAATTGAAAATAATTGTGTTGAATGTTAATGCATCAATATATCATACGAATGTACTAATCTATTGAGAAAAAGGATCAAATACACACATTCAAACATAAATTAATAAGTGCACAAGAGTATGCATCAATTACATATATCACTCTCTAAAACTATAAAAGATACCAAACACGGATATGCATTTTTAATTCTATGTATTCTAGTTTGTTTCCTAAATGAAAAAATTGCAACTTTCCCAACCATAATATCAACATAAATTAAAACAACATATTAAATCATTAAAGCTTAGATAAATGAGTAGTTAATTATATTGATAGATTTTGGAAAACATTAAATGTAATTGCTTGCTAAAACAATGGTCTGTTTTGGTTGAAACCAACAATTTTAGTTAGTTTTGGATAGGTCTTAGTTGGAATGGATCCATTAGATTGAAACAAATTGGTTTCGGCAAAACTTCAAACTGCATATATGAGGGCACTATTCCAAGAAAAGAGAATATTAGAGGACGGAGAATTGTTTCCCTCTCTTTATATATTCATCATCTTCTTTTCCACCCATCAAGTTAATTGACTAATCCACTGTCTTTAATTACCtactctcttttcttttgttagaGATGGAATCTCATCTTGGAAAAGTTGATTATTACTTTTATTCCTTTGGTAAGTATCAAGTGATTGCACTTTAGAACATTCATGTGTTACCTTTTAATTTCTTAATTTAGTCATCTTGACTTGTAAATAataatcatccaataataattttattctATCTTATAATTTTCCTTAAAGGTAGCATTTGGATGTTGGATAGCTAACCAAGGGATGGATATTTTTAGCTCGAAGTAACCATCCATTAATCACTTGTCCTTGGATTAGTAATATTCCCTGATTGGTTAAAGTTAAGGGCTTGTAGGATAAGCTCTAGaagaaagtgaaaaaataagagggagaagagagagtTATGAGTTAAACTTATTTTGGTGTGCTGATTGGGCAAACTTAAATCCTGTTTTGGGATAATGTTTCATTGATTAAGTGAGTAGACCTTCACCAACACCCACTTAATGAGCAACCAAATAAGGCCTCAGTAACTTTTTCCATCACCAGGTTTCAGAGTTCATTTGAACTTGAGCTGATTCATTGTAGCTTCATTTCAACTTATATCAATAACTAATTTTCTTCTTAGCTCTTATCTGTTTTTGAAATATGATTAGCCAGATTCTTTTGcttctctttgtttttcttctacaTTATTCACCTTCACATGAGAATACTATCCTGGTGTATGGTCAACTTTGAGCTGTATAACAAAACTCAAGTCTTGATGGGACATCCCGCGGGACATCAAGATAGGGTACCATCTCGAGTGTTGAGATAGGACCATCCCGCCATTATCCCAGTGTCTTGATCGTGCCTTGGGACTTCCTATCCAAGTGCTGGGACGGTGCAGGATGGTAGCTTATCCCATTCTATGGAAAAATTGGGACAACCCATGCCATGGGATTTAAAATCTGTATTTACTTTTTATTGGAAATTGGATTGATATTGCCTCATTTCTAGCCATTTTAAGGAGAGCTTCTTTTGGACTTGAAGTAATTACATAACATTTCTTGTTTATATTTTCTAGGAggtgtattttttttaaaaaaatactaaatagGTTGTTAGGGATAGAACTACCAAATTTCGCCATGTTCAAATGAGAATCTTGATATGCTACTTCAATGGCGGTTGTTGGcttttgattgattttgataaactTTAAAGTTGCATGTATGGGTTGGTAGAACTTGGCTAAAAGTTGTCCTGGGCTGTGTGTACACTTGGCTTCGACCTTGTTCGAGTACCCACGTACTTTACTCAAGTcaattttttcaaaagaaaaaaaataggagCCAAGCTAGGTGGGGGGATCATggtcccccccccccaaaaaaaaaagtttgagatTTTACTTCAACATATCCGTATAATGCCTAGCACTAACCCTCCTAAAATTTTGGCATGGCCCTTGGATCTTGCCAATTTTTAGGTAATTGCTTGCCTTCATTTGTAATTCCTCTCGATAACTTGCTTTTCTTGGTTTTCGCCCTTCTTAGCAAAAGTTTTGGGTGTTATCTTTCTCCAATAAATAAGAAATCTTGGATTTGGATGCCATGGAAACTACTACTGATATGCTTTACTTAATAGTTTTGCTTCTACCATAATAGTCTTACTCGCTTGTATCAGAGAACCAACCTTGAAGTTCCATATTGCTATAGTTTCAATGAACATTATGTATTGTTTTATGttaatgttgtttccatcattcTTACATACTTTCCAAATTCCAATTCATATATCAATCTAGTCCTCTCCACATCACACCAATCCAACAGTGGGTGTGTAAAGGGATGAAATATAGATTGGATGGTCCCATTGTTTATTTACTTTTCTAATAACCAATGTTGATTGGTGAGACCTGTCTAAGTAACAATGGACGATTTACTTTATAGAAATAGGTGGATACAAAATGTTGAAACCAAGATTCGCATATTGGTATCAGGCCCCGTATTAGGATCGTATTGGTACAATGTCAGTCTACTCAGTATAGGGTTCGCGATATGCCCTCTGTACCGAGTCTTGGTTCGGTACACTTGGTACGAGATGGTACACACAGTACAATGAATATTGGTAGGAACTCTGCTTCCTTGATCACTTGTACATGTTTGTTGCTTTTTGCCCCtcaaatcacaatgcaaaatTTGTTCCGGTCATACCAAGGTTTCAAATACTGATATCGAACCTCTTACAATTTTTTTCCATCAGAACGGTATATCAGTATGGTACCAATGCCAATAATATGTATCCAAATcgacatcatcaaaaagaataaaaaatcatCTACACCAACCAACATGGTTAGTATAGTACCATCAATATGTATCGGTACAGTAGTATGGCTAGTACATATTAATATGGTTGGTTTTAGTGTCTTGGCACTCGTATTGGTGTCGGTTTCATGCCAGAATAGTATGGTACCAATGTTACTATCTTGTTCTAACAATTTCTAAATCCATGGTTGGTACCACATGCTTGTACGAGTTTGTGGTGTACTTCTcatgaaaaatgaaaaagatcGTCCACACAACATATACTCTTAAAATCTTTCAATCTTTTACCCCTTTAAATTTTTATGGTCTGTTTTTCTTTCCatcttttgtttgttttcaaaGAACAAGGTCCTCTTAGATCAACAGAATAAAATATGACGAAAAAGTTTTTGTATTGTTGCTTTTTTCCCTCCAAATATTATTGAAACTGATTTCTTGTTAGGCGTAATTATTTTTTGGTGCCATGTATAATTAAAAGACCAAGAactcaattcaaaagaataaaCTCTTAActtattttgtatatataacctaaaatataataaaagaattaaaaattCTGAAGATTTCAAAAATCTCAAACCAAGGTCAGAAGAACTGGTACCGGGTATTATACCGTTCTTGGTGGGATGAGATGGTACGAGCTGTGCCGGGCCTGTACCAACAGAGGCACGATACCAttggagagaaaaaagagaaagagagaaggggagagagggagggcggAGGGCCGGCGGAGGCCCGACGGATGTCGACGGAGGTCGTGGGGGGTCAATTAAACAGGAAAACCAGCCGCGGCCTCTGCCGGCCTCCCGCCGGCATCCCGACCTTTCCctttccctccctcccctgctcgctctctctttcctccttcTTCGGCTCCGGCAACGGGTCTCGTTTCCATTGTCGGAACCGTATCGAGGAGCCACCGGTATGACACGTAATGGCTAGAACCGCCCGATTCGAGACGGTTCTGCTGAGCTTGCCTAGAATGATATGCATTAGTCTTTTTCGCAAAAAAATGTCACCAAGTACTATTTGTTTTGTTGTCATGGATCATTCTTGGGTGTCCTTTGATTTGGAAGAGCACAGGCTAGCCTATTATGTGATTTGGGTAGGCCAGAATCATGGTTGGCGTAAGCATAATCTCTTTGATCTTCTAGTGTTGAAttatctactacataaacacaTTTATATCAATGTATGCATAATATGGTaactatatattatatttatttggaTTGGGTTGTGATGCTCATGAAAGGCTGGCCCTGGGTACTTATATTGATGTTTGGCCATGAGTTTCAAGCTACAACGAGCCAACCCATGGTTATTCAAATCCAGTTCCCTTGAAACATAGGTTATGTTTTATGGGCTTTGTATTAGTTTATTTTAAaactattatatatttttacttTAAATTGGACTATCAAACAATACCCTTATGTGATAATGAAATACCTAGGCTTTTGATGATGAGGCTTTGATACCACTATTAAAGATGTAGGTCATAAGTGAAACTGTAgtatgattcatatgatataATTTAGAAAACTTAATGTTTAAATGGTTTAGATCTAATGCTGAAATCAAGTTATATGACATTGTTCCATGCGAAAAAAGGCTGGAACAAGATGAAATGGAGGCacctgtcaaaaaaaaaaggagattgaATTGGAGGAAATGCAAAAGTTGATTAATGAGAAGGTGGAGAGTTTAGAGATGCGTAAGCTAATGTTTCTATATTAAGCTTCCTAGGGCATGGAAAATTTTCTTTAAACATTGTTAGATAGCAAGTTATAATGAATAAATGTTATAAATAGTTGCTTATCTCTTAGAAGAGCATATTTGTTAAATCTAGTCAATGATATGAAACTTTTAATGTATTTTAAGATCTCTAGCCAATGTTGCTATTCCAAGAAGTCCCATAAATTTGATTTAGTCTACAATTAGATGTGAATGTGTTACCCAATTAAGGAGAGAGGAAAATTGAGGAAAGTAAAGTGGAGCATCTAAATGGAAAAGGAGACTTACCATTTGTAAGTTGAGCTTTGTGTTGATCTTGGCTAGACATGGCCACAATTTTCTGCTTTCTTTAGTCAACATTATTCCAGCACTTTTTCCATATAAGATAGTTTGCCATATAGCCTTCACTTTgcttaattaaatataaattttttgatCATACAAATTGGCTTTAAAAATTCTTTGTTATTTAAATCAGGTTTCTAAGTTCACCAGCAAGCTTCCATCCCTACTAGTGTCAAAAGCCTGGTCTGTTATCATTACATTAGGTTATTTGTATTTTGGCTTCATTTGGTTTGTTTAGTCCAATTGGAATTAGAAATGTAAAGTGAGTGTAGTTCCTCAAATTTAACTTGTGCAGTATTGTCCAGGGGATCCTAAACAGCGTATCATCATTGGCATTTGAATAAATAACTTAAATTAGGTGACCCTTATGTCAAGCTTTGCCCCAAAAAAGTCAGCAACTCATTTCAAATCACTAAAAGGAAAGTTCCCATATTAAGCAAATGGAACAGGAGTATGCATGCTAGCCTTTCAGGAAACTGCTCTCTATAAATTTAATGAGAAAAAAGACCTTTTATTAAAAATTGAATAATAAAGTCAATTCTAAACCACAAAATAAAAACTTGCCGTTAAGTCTAGATTGGAAACAATATTTATGCCAAAAGCTAGATgactgccaaaaaaaaaaaagaaatgaaaaaaattgTAATAGAAACAACAATTTATCATCTTATGAACAAAGAACTGAAGGAAATTCAAGGTTaaaagcataatgaaaatgaatGCAGTTGGTTGAATGGAAAGACAAGTGCTTGTGGAATAGAAAAGAATGCTATTCAGGGCATTGAACTTGAATTGACTTACTTGAGTACCATAAATGTTTTGAAGAAGTTGGAGAAATTTATACTGCAAATTTCGAGGGGAAAATGGATAGATTCTTTCAAGAGTTGTGTACATGTGTGCCTTTGAAATCATATGTCTAGGCTTGATGTATGGTTTCAGTCGCTTGCAGGGGAAATTGAACAAATGCTACTCATTCATAATGGTCGTTGAACCTTCTAGCATCTATTCATCAATCATTTGTCACATATATCACAATTTTCTATTTACTATCAAATAGATCATCTGAACTTGGGTTTATGAATTTTGCTTCACTTGTCATTCCAATCAATCCATGTCATGTATAAGCTTGAgtttctcaaatttttttttctttaaccaAATTCCTTTTTGTTTCCTGGTTGTGCCTCTATACATCAATTAAATTTCCAACTACGTGCGGCTCTTTATTGACCTGCATTAATAAACTTGTGAATAGCCTATTCAAGCATCACCTACCCTCTTGTTCCTTCAATGGAACTGCCATCCATCTGTCCTAGGATAGGCAAGTCTGACCCAGATTATAGCCCCTCTGATAAGATGAATTTGTCATGTTGGTTGAAAAGAGGGATGAAACCACTAATCCCTCTGCTATTGAGGAACCAATCTGGGCCTTTATCATGATTACATTGCACATCTCACTCCAAATGCTTGGATCTTAAATGCACCTCTTTTGTTAATTGTCTCTTTATTTAAGAGAGATAAACATGAAAACCACTAGTCAAAAGTGAGTATTGCGAAGATCTATATCAAATACAGCACACATGCCCAATGCTAGAGTTGGTTTCTCTCATTTCTGCCATCTTATATATTCTCTTCTCCAGTATGCACTCTATGCTGGTTATTTTACTTTGAAAACTGATGCCCAGTATAGCATGCCAGTGCTGGCACTTGTAACATTGCCATTACAAATACTGCTGAAAATGTCTTACCATGATGCCCAGCATAACTATGTCATTACCTATAATATGATTTGTTTATCCTGGCTGTGGTAAAAGACATCATTTCTTGGGCAGCTAAAATGTGTTGGTATGCATGATATCTCTTGATTTGTTGGTTGATGTTTTAAGTTGATCGATGTTAGAAATTTGCTGGTTGTTTATGATGATCATTTGGGGTCATTATCGTCTAGAATGTGACCGTCTGATGGCAGGCTGCACTTGCTTCGTCAACTGAGAAGGGCAAGAACTTGGATGCAGAGCAAGCCAAGATGGTAAAATCTGAAGAGGTTCTTTCTGCTGAACTTGTGCCCGAGTGTTTGGAATCTGTGGAGTCAATGACTGAACAGATGGGTAGGATCTCTCTTTCCACGGCATCTGTGGTGGTTAGTCCTTCTGCAAATTTGATGGAAGCTCCGAAACCAGAAGCTTCTGGTTCTGATATAGATAAACGGATTCGAGCACTGAAAAAAAAGGTGAGATTCTCATGCTTGGTGCTTGCCATTCATTTTGATGACCTTTGTTTCGATAGCATTTTGTAGGAGACTTGGCAATGTCTAGCTTTTATGGAAGATGTCTTGAAGTTATATTTTCCTTCTGAAGTCAGATTAAAATTTATGGAACAAGATTAAATCTTTAATTCCGTATGTTTTTTTTGTGGTTTTTGTTTCAGAGTTTCTgaagatttaaaaaaaatcgtataatttttggatttttacatattatttgcagattttttttcccaCTTGCTATATCACTTTTTAATCTTCAGAACTGTCACCATTTTTGTTCAGAACCAATACAAGATACAACAGACACGTAGACACATGCAAGCACAGACTTGAATTCATATTTGAGTGGCTGATGCCATGTGTAGCAGCCATCCATCATATTTTTCCGGTTCAGTTTAAATGAAAAATTGTATTGTTCCATACTTCCATTTATGTGAGATGCTAAAACTTTATGTTAGAATTGTATGAAAAGACATGCAgttttcttcattattttttagCAATCAGGAGGATCCTCCTGTCTACTTCATGCCCTGGGAATTTGAAGTGAGCCTGACTTGCACTTTGTTTCTCTTAACATGTGGTTTTAAGCAAAATACCATCCAGCTGAGGAATTGAAGCGAAGGGAGAATGAGGAATACCATGAGCGATTGGTGGGTGGGAGAAGAGAACAAAAATAGAGAGGGAGAGCGAGAGATAAattgatagatagatagagagaagtGTCttataatccaaggggttagCGGTGGATTTTATTTATATGTGGTTTTAAGCACTTTGTTgaggtttttcttttgaaaatgaaGGTGAACATATGGACCTTCCAGCTGTTTGTTAATGTGTTTGGAATGATGAAATAGGTCTAGTTGTCtgactgaaaaaaaaagagcaaaataCCATGCCTAAATCTGAGCTTGAATATTTTAAAGTTATGTCTTGTATCATGTGTTGCAGATTCGGCTCGCAGAAGCACAGTTACAGGAAACCAACAAAATTTGAGGCCTGAGCAGTTAGAGAAGATGGCAAAGATGGAAGAATGGCACGAAGAACTGAAACTTCTGGAGGACAGAAAGGCAAATCTGGTTTCATGAGTTGCACTAGCTCAATGAACTAGTTATCAAAATCCTAATTTCAACTGGTTGTGAGTGCCCCTTTTGTGAAATCCAGCTCTGTGGGCTATATTCTCATTTTACTTGTGGGTGTTCTTAGCCAATACCAGTATCagataaattgattacttgtgggTGTTCCTAGCCAGCACAAGCATCATATAAATTGATTTTAGGACTTGTGTCTGTGCGGGTGGTGTACTTTAGTATGGTTAATGTATGGGTGAAAAATTGTGCACTTTAATTGTTTATCTTAATTAGGTACTTATGCCTACACAGTTCATGCTTGCAGTTGTACATGTCCTCAGACTGGTGACAGATACTTACCATTTCAGCTGTTCTGTTTTCTCAGGTATCAGTTGCCCTTGTTGCCAGTTATATTAGTGATTTGCATTGCTGTATTTTCTGCCTTCTGGAAACAACTGGTAAAGATTATTTTGCCCTTATATTAGTGGAATAGAGTGTGCAATAGCTGCATGACTGCATGATATAGAGGTGTTTACTCTGTTTATTCTCATATTAAGGTACTTGGACCGGCTAATTTTGAGTACTGCAATGAAAATTACCCTAGCAAATAATTTCTCATAGCCACATAATAAAATTGTTGAATCTGAATGATGTTAGATATTGCACTGTCACAGTAATATCTTGATCTGAAACTCAAACTGGAGCAAAGATGTTGTGGGGGCTATATTTGTCAGTTTCTGTTGCAGGATCTAACTCTGAAAGGTTATGGCAGGAGTTTTATATTTCTAGTTATTTTTATTCTACTGGATTACTGATACTCCGAGATGGTTGGTGAAGCACCATTGGACTCCTCAACTCTCCATCATGTTAATTTTTGTGGCATGTCATAACAATGCATCACACATGCCATATGTGGCACTCCATATTAGATGTTGTGGAAACAAATTGGAACAAAAAACACAAAGAAATATTGCTAAATGCATGATGCTATTGTTTGGTTTTCATTGGTAATTGCCAGCTAGGTGCAAGAATGGAGGCTCGCAAGATAAACAGATCGTTTGTTCAATAATCAGTATTTCTGATAAAATACCATAACTAAACCTATTTCATCAATCGATTAAAATAGGAAGAATGAGAATGGTTTTCTTAATCAAACAACGGAaacatatataatattatgtaccaaaaaaaaaaagaaacatgcaCAAGATCAACAGCCTAATGTAAAATCATTCAAACAGGCTGCTCTTAATGTCCTCTTATGTTAATAAAATTTAAGTTTCCAATAAAATACCATAACTAACCATATTTCATCAATCGATTAACATAATAAGAAAGAATgctattcttaattaaacaacaGAAACATAACCTAAGATCatgtacccaaaaaaataagaaacgCAGATAAGATCAGCAGCCTGATGCAAATCATTCAAACAGGTAAACGTAAGTGCTTTTAATGTCCTCTTACgtt
It includes:
- the LOC103715248 gene encoding LOW QUALITY PROTEIN: partner of Y14 and mago-like (The sequence of the model RefSeq protein was modified relative to this genomic sequence to represent the inferred CDS: inserted 1 base in 1 codon) encodes the protein MGSAGGGEKPPTTRILSIPKEGERILAPTRRPDGTLRKPIRIRAGYVPQDEVAIYQSKGALLRKGVQPDVPPGYDLALDAKPKTKSAKRNERKKEKRQQAALASSTEKGKNLDAEQAKMVKSEEVLSAELVPECLESVESMTEQMGRISLSTASVVVSPSANLMEAPKPEASGSDIDKRIRALKKKIRLAEAQLXGNQQNLRPEQLEKMAKMEEWHEELKLLEDRKANLVS